The sequence CTCGCTGTGGACTCCTGCCCCTTCAGTGGTGTAACTGCTCCCACTGCTGTCTGCTGCCAGGGCTGGGCAGATGCCAAGCTGCTTCACCGGGATATTTCTAAAAAAGGTCCCTGGGGCTCTGGGGGTGCGGGGGCTGCAGTGTCACCCTGGCCACCTTGCAAACTCCACTCCCATCCCCAGCCCCATGAAGGGGGCATCAGTTGGGTACTGGGAGTATTCAGGGGGCTGAGGCAGGAGGGGGTGTGCTTTGTCCTGAGCTCCAAGTCAGAAGAAATGTTGGGTGTCCTCAGACTGGCCAGGAGTTTCTGCCCCCGGGGAGAAGGGGGTGAGTCCGGCTCAGACCTGGCTCTCAGAGCTCCTGGCGCAGGCATCTTAGCCTCTGAGCCCCAGTCTGCACCCCAGCAGCGTCCGGCATCCCTGGGCATTGTGCTTGCCCTGCTTTGCAGTgtgggacctggatttgagcccggcccccactgcactgaaggaggctttgatgctgtggggtctctctctctctctctctctctctctctctctctctctctttctcctgaagGGTTTGGGCAGGCTTCTGCAAACAGGTACATTTTTAAGAAGTCACCTCAGTGCATGGCCCGAGAGGTGGCACTCGGAAGCTGAAGCCTGGGCTCCTAAGGCCCTGAGCTCAACGTACCAGAAGATGCTGTTGTTCTCTGCCTGGTAAAGCAAATACGTCTCTTAAGCAAGCTTCACAGCTGGGAAGctggcacaggggttctgcaaaagactctcctgcctgaggctctgagcacccaggttcaatcccagcaccactgtcagccagagctgagcagggctctggctaaACAAACAGAACTAAAATGAAAACAAGACAAAGTGACCTTTGCTGGGACCCCACCCGGTGCCTGACTCTTAGAGACATTGAACTTGCATgacctctcgctctctctcatttTGATTTGAAAGCTCTAGGCAgggccgggtggcggcgcacctggttgagcgcacatgtgacagtgcccaaggacccggttcgagcccccagttcctacctgcagggggaaagctttgcgagtggtgaagcagggctgcaggtgtctttctgtctctcttcctatcacccccttccctcctgagttctggctgcctctatccaataaataaagattaaaaaaattaaaaaaaaagaaaaagctccaGGCTGAGCCAGTGAAATGCACCGCACAACCAGCAGCCCTGCTGGCACCCtctcagcttcctccagtgcggcctctgtgctggtccttgctggGCTGGGAGCCCTCTGATCCCACCTCTGTAGATGGATGGCTGCCGACACCGGGCACAGATTTCTCTGTAAAACTTTATGAAAGGAGCCCACCTGTGAGCTTTGTGAAATGCAGCCCCGCACACAGCAGGATTCTGAGAAGGGCGGGAGCTGGGCCCAGAGTCTGCTTAGCGGCTGTCCCCAGACTTCATCATCTACTTGGGGGCTGCTGTTGGGCAGTTTCCTCCACCTCTGGGAGCCTCTGCGCTCGCCTGGGCAGAAGGAGGGTAGTGCTCTGTGGGGGCCGAGTGGGAGGGCGAGCCACACTCATGGCTAGGCGGCCCCTCCAGCGGCAGctgccatgggggtgggggtcactgtATCCTCAGAACCGCAGCAGGCTGCCCCTGCAGCCCAACCACCGAGCCCACTGCAAAGCAGCCCATGAAAGCTTTGGTCCCCAGAACCTCCTTCTCCCCAGAATAGGTTCTGAGTCTCGACTCTTGTTGTGTGAAGACACTTCATTCTTTCAAAGTCCTGCTGGTACAGACCTAGGAGGGGAGAGGCCAGCTGACGGCCTCCCAGCCGGAGCCCCCTGAGGTGCATGTATGGCCTGTGGGTGCTGGGTTCCTGGGTGGGGGATCCTTTTTGCAGGAGGGAAAGTCCTGGTAGTGAACAGTGCAGTTAAAACAGTCTCCATCCAAAGCCACTGGGCAGCTGCTTGGTGACAAGGGACAGAAACTGAGCCAGGACATGCTGGCCTGTGACCCGGAGGGGTCCAGAGAgctcatctccccccccccccccccggtaggGGGACAGCATGATAGTTCCACAGAGAGGCTCCAagctctcaggttcaagccctacaaGGCTTTGGTAAAACCCCAAACAAAACTGGAAAACAGCTcaccccagtgtctttctctTGGGGTTCTGCTTGcacctgagcccccccccccccaagtcttggCAACTCTGGCCTTTCCCAGTAACCTGAGAAACTTCAGGGCTGCCTCTCATTGGACCAGACTGGCCTCCGAGTCCGGTCCTCAGCCAATCATGAGATGGGGTGGGCCGTGCTGACTGGCTGGGCTGGCACAATTGCCACTTTAGCAAGTGATAGGGGCGGGTCCAGCCCCATCACCCAAgggccctcccaccccccagggcTGTGTGACCAGTGACCCCACAGCATGGCAGCAACCCTCCTCCTGCACCAAGCCCAGGGTTCTGGGGCCCCAGCGTCCCCTCTGGACTGGGCCTGGCTGAGCCCTCGGGCACTGCCCCTCTCCTCGGCACTGGGCTTGCTGCAGGCCAAGGGGACAGGTGTGACCCTTGTCCAGTTGGGTCTTGCTGTCTGAGTGGGAGACGGACAAGGAGCCGGTGAGGTGGCACACTGgtggagcactggacttgcaggcatgaggccccaagctccttccccagcaccacacaggtgGCTACTCAGAAGACACTAGaggaggtggggaccaagggcttaaactggGGCCCTAGCGAACTGTaacgtgtgagcttaaccaggtgtgccaccgcctgcctccTTCTTCCGCAGCAGACTTTGGGGTGTCTGGCTCTCAGTTTCCCCACGGCCCTGTATGAAGGGCTGATGGGCTATTCAGTCTTGGCGGGGCTTCTGTGCCTGCAGCCACCCCAGACACCCCCAGATCACCTTCAAATTGGGAACTTGATTGGAAAGAGGGTCTTTGTGGATGGAATTGGGCTGAGGACCGTGAGACGAGCCTCCCAGGCTGAGCTGATGACAGAAATCGTCTGCCACTGTcttctaggaaaagagagaaggaggtggggagacagcctaatgagGGGCACAGacctcacatgcctgaggccctgggttcgatctcTGGCACGGCATGTGtaagagctctggtctctctctctctctgtctctctctcccaatctcacttctccctctctttctcttataaaaaataaaatcttgacggagccaggcagtggtgtacttggttgaatgcacatagtactgtgcacaaggacccgagttcaagcccccagctcccacctgtggtggtgggggagtttcacaagtggtgaaacaggtctgtagatctctctcactcctctctccatttttctctgtcctgtctagtgAAACAGAAATCAAATGCACCCCTCAGCAGAATAACTCCCCAGAGCTTGCCCTCGGTGGACACAGGGCCAGCAGGAGTCTGCCTCTTAGCATGGTAGCTGTGGCCTCAGCAGTGGGATGGCCAGACGCCCCCATTTCCCCTCACTGGTCCTGGGATGTCCCTCCGGCCATGGAGGAATGGTGATACTGGCTGGTGACTGACCGCTGCAGCCGGGTGCTGCCTCCTCAGGTCCCCGGAGAAGCAGAGCCTGTGTCCTGCCCATCTCCACCCTCCATCTGCCCTCAGCATGAAGCTGGCTGCTGCAGGCCCTGCACAGAGGACTTCTGCCACCTTGGGTGCTGAGCTCCTGGGGGTGGTGGCCCCTGGGTGCTGAGCCCCTGCATGGTGGCCCCTGGGTGCTGAGCCCCTGGTAATGAGCCCCTGGGTGCTGAGTCCCCTGGGTGCTGAATCCCTGGTGCTGAGCCCCTGGGTGCTGAGCCCTTGGGTGCTGAGCCCTGGGTGCTGAGTCCCCTGGTGCTGAGCCCCTGGGTGCTGAGCCTCTGGGTGCTGAGTCCCCTGGGTGCTGAGTCCCCTGGTGCTGAGTCCCTGAGTGCTGAGTCCCCTGGTGCTGAGTCCCCTGGGTGCTGAGCCCTGGGTGCTGAGTCCCCTGGTGCTGAGCCCCTGGGTGATGAGTCCCCTGGTGCTGAGTCCCTGGGTGCTGAGTCCCTGGTGCTGAGTCCCCTGGGTGCTGAGCCCCTGCATGGTGGCCCTTGGATGCTTAGCCCCTGGGTACTGAGCCCCTGGGTGCTGAGCCCTGGGTGCTGAGTCCCCTGGTGCTGAGTCCCTGGGTGCTGAGCCCCTGGGTGATGAGTCCCCTGGTGCTGAGTCCCTGGGTGCTGAGTCCCTGGTGCTGAGTCCCCTGGGTGCTGAGCCCCTGCATGGTGGCCCTTGGATGCTTAGCCCCTGGGTACTGAGCCCCTGGGTGCTGAGCCCTGGGTGCTGAGTCCCCTGGTGCTGAGTCCCTGGGTGCTGAGTCCCTGGTGCTGAGTCCCCTGGGTGCTGAGCCCCTGCATGGTGGCCCTTGGATGCTTAGCCCCTGGGTACTGAGCCCCTGGGTGCTGAGCCCTGGGCTGAGTCCCCTGGTGCTGAGTCCCTGGGTGCTGAGCCCCTGGGTGCTGGGTCCCCTGGGTGCTGAATCCCTGGTGCTGAGCCCCTGGTGCTGAGTCCCTGGGTGCTGAGCCCTTGGGTGCTGAGCCCTGGGTGCTGAGTCCCCTGGTGCTGAGCCCCTGGGTGCTGAGCCCCTGGGTGCTGGGTCCCCTGTGTGCAGAGTCCCTGGTGCTGAGCCCCTGGGTGCTGAGTCACCTGGGTGCTGGGCCCCTGGTGCTAAGCCCCTGGGTGCTGAGCCCCTGCATGGTGGCCCCTGGGTGCTGAGCCCCTGGGTACTGAGCCCCTGGGTACTGAGCCCCTGGGTGCTGAGCCCTGGGTGTTGAGTCCCCTGGGTGCTGAGCCCTTGGGTGCTGAGCCCCTGGGTGCTGAGCCCCTGGGTGCAGAGTCCCTGGTGCTGAGCCCCTGGGTGCTGAGTCCCCTGGGTGCAGAGTCCCTGGTGCTGAACCCCTGGGTGCTGAGTCCCCTGGGTGCAGAGTCCCTGGTGCTGAGCCCCTGGGTGCTGAGCCCCTGGGTGCTGAGCCCCTGGTGCTGAGTCCCTGGGTGCTGAGCCCCTGGGTGCTGAGCCCCTGGTGCTGAGTCCCTGGGTGCTGAGCCCCTGGGTGCTCTGCCCCTGGGTGCTGAGCCCCTACATGGTGGCCCCTGGGTGCTGAGCCCCTGGGTGCTGAGTCCCTGGGTGCTGAGCCTCTGGTGCTGAGCCAAGCCCCCTGCCCTCCAGCCATGCATGGTGTGTCTGTGGTCCTGCTGCCACTCAGCCTCATCCTCATGGTGTTCGGAGCCATGGCCGGTCTCCTAAGCTTCCTGCTCCGCGCCTCGCGGCTGCTCCTGATCACTGGAACCCTCTTCCTGTTCGGAGGTAGGTGCTGGGCATTTGGAGGAGGCTCCTAGTCCCGAGCCTTTGCCCTGTGCTCCCAGGAgtggaacggggggggggggtctggtctGAGGGCCTCGGGGTTCCCCAGAGGAAGCTTACACCTCCAGGGAGGGGTGGCTGGGGGCTGACCTCCtatgggagaggaggaagaaggaatagaaagaggggaagagtagggaggagggaggagaggaggagggtgagCTGACCCTGATGCCCCCCAGCCCTGGTGACCCTGGCGGGCGTGGGCGTGTACATGGCATACTCTGCGGCCGCCCTGGAGGAGGCGCTGTGCCTGCTGGATGAGGCAGCCCTGCTGGAGCAAGTGGACATCCGCTTTGGCTGGTCACTGGCCCTGGGCTGGGTCAGCTTCGCAGCTGAGCTGCTCACCGGCCTGGCCTTCCTGGCAGCCGCCCGTCTGCTGCACCTGCGGCCTGGGCAGGACCAGAGCCTCTGATTCGGACCCGGGGCCGGGCGGCGTGGGGTCCAGGGGATGGTGAGCCAGAGCGGGGGTGGTGGGCTAGGGTGTCCCTGCCGTGTGgctgtgggctgggggctggggtgcctGGGAGTGACAGTCACCCCGACATCTGCCCTTGCTTCCTGTCTTTCCGGCAGAGTGAGGTCCTCAGTCTTTAACTGAGAGGCCGCTCTACCTCCCACGTGgctccaggactcaaacccagggccctgTCTGTCCCTGTCGGCTGTGCCCAgcagctgagccacctccctgtccTAGGACCTGGGAGACCCTGGCTGCATCTGTGGGCTTTCAGGCCGCACCCCCCATGGGTGAAGCCTCCTTCTAGGCAGGGGAGCCCGAGAGGGTGGAGGCACAGCCAGCAGGCAGGGACAGCAAGCTTCTCCCTGGGCTGGGCCCAGTGTGCAGGGAAGGGGACAGCTGGGCTCTCAGCACTGGGTGGGTGAGGGGTCTCCTGGGTCCCAGCTCTGTCCAGACTCCCAAGGCCACAGTGATTCCCTGTGAACTCACATCCCTGGTGGCTGGagacagctcatctggtagagcacaggccttgtagGCCCCAGGGTTCCCTCCCCACCACTTTCTGTGCCCAAGCCCCTCAgacttccctccctcccatgcAACACTTTCtaatatgaaataaagaaaatcaatCATAAAATTGGGCTGTGAGAGCTCACTGGGTCAGCCTTCAAACCTTGGCaccacggtgtgtgtgtgtgtgtgtgtgtgtgtgtgtgtgtgtgtgtgtgtgtctatgtgaatAAGAAAAAACATCTTGGGAATGCTGAGGTCACACATGGCTcagcaaaaaataaagtaaaaaaacccTGCAAAATGTCATTGCAAGGCCCCTCTGGGCTGTTTGCACACGAGGGTGGAGGCAGCCTGTGGCCAGGGCTGCAGCCAAAGATGGGGGTCTTGGGGTGGGTCAGAACGAGTCATCTGCTACCCCCAGAGTCTCGAACAAGGGCTTGTGACTGGTGTCTGCGGGTGCCAGCCCCCATCACCCACAGAACCTCTTAAAACACTTGGTGGGGGGCAGCAGCCTTGAGATGAACCCTGGATGCCCCTGAGCCCAGAGGGACAGGGCCTCACTTTGTGTGCgcacccccccccagctcttcttCCAAGGGGTGTTTTTTCTGCCACCTGCTGGCTATATAGCAGTATTGCACCAGGCACCTGCATTCTTGAGGGGGAAACCAGTCTTTGCTGCCATCTGCTGGCCATATTGCAGAACTGCAACAGGCACCCAGGCTCATGAACGGGAAATCCCAGCCCTTTCTGCCATCTGCTGGTGATAGAGTAGAACTGCACcagacacatttctttttttaaacttttttttttttagtttcaacttaaaaaaatttgtttatttatttgttggatagagacagtcagaaattgagagggaagggggagatagggagagagacagagggacacctgcattcctacttcaccacttgtgaagctttccccctgtaggtgggggccagggttctAACCT is a genomic window of Erinaceus europaeus chromosome 15, mEriEur2.1, whole genome shotgun sequence containing:
- the TMEM114 gene encoding transmembrane protein 114 isoform X1, encoding MRVRLGALAGGAALAGALSFVLLAAALGTDFWYIIDTGRLERAGPTNSSRPEPLGSHSGLWRTCGAQTPCLPLMNPFWQDNVTVSDSSRQLLTMHGVSVVLLPLSLILMVFGAMAGLLSFLLRASRLLLITGTLFLFGALVTLAGVGVYMAYSAAALEEALCLLDEAALLEQVDIRFGWSLALGWVSFAAELLTGLAFLAAARLLHLRPGQDQSL